In Chaetodon auriga isolate fChaAug3 chromosome 7, fChaAug3.hap1, whole genome shotgun sequence, a genomic segment contains:
- the ttc36 gene encoding tetratricopeptide repeat protein 36, producing the protein MASAHDRAVLQAIFNPSSPFGDIPGLNQEEELIDDDSGFDTELLKQVKELEMQGVSAAEAGDLQAALQLFSQAIQILPQRASAYNNRAQALRLQGNTAGALQDLDRAISLSGGTGRTACQGLVQRGLLRRLACQHDEARADFEKAAKLGSEFARQQAVALNPYAALCNKMLSEMINTLRNPASEMK; encoded by the exons ATGGCCTCGGCACATGACAGAGCTGTACTCCAAGCTATATTCAACCCCAGCAGCCCCTTTGGAGACATCCCCGGCCTGAACCAAGAGGAGGAATTAATTGATGATG ACAGTGGCTttgacacagagctgctgaagcaAGTGAAAGAGCTGGAGATGCAGGGTGTCTCGGCAGCAGAGGCTGGGGATTTGCAAGCTGCACTTCAGCTGTTCAGCCAGGCAATCCAGATCCTGCCTCAGCGAGCCTCAGCCTATAACAACAGGGCACAGGCCCTGCGGCTGCAGGGGAACACAGCAG gagCGCTGCAGGACCTGGACCGAGCCATCTCTCTGAGCGGCGGCACTGGACGAACTGCCTGCCAGGGGCTGGTGCAAAGAGGCCTTTTACGTAGATTGGCATGCCAGCATGATGAAGCCAGAGCAGATTTTGAGAAAGCGGCTAAACTTGGAAGTGAATTTGCTCGACAGCAGGCTGTTGCTCTTAATCCATATGCGGCCCTGTGCAACAAAATGCTGTCAGAGATGATTAATACGTTGCGCAACCCAGCGTCAGAGATGAAGTAG